The following coding sequences are from one Candidatus Borkfalkia ceftriaxoniphila window:
- a CDS encoding MATE family efflux transporter, producing the protein MERTNQNKMETSSMHKLIWKMGLPMIVSMILQSVYNIVDTAFVINMGEDGIAGNLALTYAFPIQLLIIAVGVGTGVGINALLSKQLGEKNGEGAARTVGNGIFLGICIYAAFLIFGLFGCDWFISMQAGGNAQAAGMGTNYLKICCLFSFGSIGFTVYERFLQATGKTHFSTISQISGAVTNIVLDYVFIYPCKMGIEGAAWATIIGQIVSLITAMLFHYLANKELKNSVKAIKPNGEIIKGIYKIGISAALMQGLLSVMMLGMTKILGTVRIKETADLLQGSFGIYYKIMQFALFAAFGVSNTIISILSFNYGLRNGRRVKACIQYGVLDSVIVAAAITVLFECLAVPLARLFGMASQPTSGDAIRSTVVAAVRIASVGYIFMAFSVAVQGVLQAFRYALFPLLISFLRLCLLVLPVAYLFTLSANAADLVWWTFLIVEFVTAIVSAFMLKYAYKKKVCPLQR; encoded by the coding sequence ATGGAACGAACGAATCAAAACAAAATGGAAACTTCGTCTATGCACAAACTGATATGGAAAATGGGTTTGCCCATGATCGTTTCTATGATATTGCAGTCAGTCTATAATATCGTCGATACTGCATTTGTCATAAATATGGGCGAAGACGGGATCGCAGGCAATCTTGCGCTGACTTATGCCTTTCCCATTCAATTATTGATTATCGCGGTCGGCGTCGGCACGGGCGTAGGCATTAACGCACTGTTATCGAAACAATTGGGCGAAAAAAACGGCGAAGGCGCGGCACGGACGGTAGGCAACGGGATCTTTCTCGGAATATGTATCTACGCCGCGTTTTTGATCTTCGGTCTGTTCGGGTGCGATTGGTTTATCTCCATGCAGGCGGGCGGAAACGCGCAAGCCGCCGGAATGGGGACAAATTACTTAAAAATATGCTGTCTGTTCTCTTTCGGCTCGATAGGCTTTACCGTTTACGAACGCTTTTTACAGGCTACGGGCAAAACCCATTTTTCCACGATCTCGCAAATTTCGGGCGCTGTGACGAATATCGTGCTCGATTATGTTTTTATCTACCCATGCAAAATGGGCATCGAAGGCGCGGCGTGGGCGACGATCATCGGACAGATCGTTTCGCTGATCACCGCAATGCTGTTTCACTATCTCGCCAATAAAGAATTGAAAAACAGCGTCAAAGCGATCAAGCCGAACGGCGAAATCATCAAAGGCATTTACAAGATAGGCATATCCGCCGCGCTCATGCAGGGACTGCTCTCCGTGATGATGCTCGGCATGACGAAAATTCTCGGTACGGTCAGAATAAAAGAAACTGCCGATCTTTTGCAAGGCAGTTTCGGGATCTACTATAAAATCATGCAGTTTGCGCTGTTCGCCGCTTTCGGCGTTTCCAATACGATCATATCGATCCTGTCGTTCAACTACGGTTTGCGGAACGGGCGGCGGGTGAAAGCCTGCATACAATACGGCGTTTTGGATTCGGTCATCGTTGCCGCCGCGATCACCGTGCTGTTCGAGTGCCTTGCCGTCCCCCTCGCCCGGCTATTCGGTATGGCGAGTCAGCCGACGAGCGGCGACGCCATTCGATCCACGGTCGTCGCCGCCGTACGGATCGCAAGCGTCGGCTATATCTTTATGGCGTTCAGCGTTGCCGTACAGGGCGTTTTGCAAGCGTTCCGCTATGCGCTCTTTCCCCTGCTCATTTCGTTCCTCCGCCTATGCCTTCTCGTCCTGCCCGTCGCGTATTTGTTTACGCTCTCTGCAAACGCCGCGGATCTCGTCTGGTGGACGTTCCTGATCGTAGAATTTGTTACCGCAATCGTCTCGGCTTTCATGCTGAAATACGCTTACAAGAAAAAAGTTTGCCCGTTGCAGCGATAA
- a CDS encoding TetR/AcrR family transcriptional regulator, protein MRRKNEIAVDKILDCAKEEFMEKGFEGASMRTIAERAGYTTGMLYARFADKSQLFKELVDDAAEKLFRYFSDSENAFADLPPEQQLSEMHTYVEGKVDEMIDIIYDRFDAFKLIVCKSAGSGYEYYIDKMIDVETANTLRFIDALNSAGIRINDVRADLSHMLSSAMFNGIFEVVAHDLPREEARGYIKQVQDFFNAGWDNLLGLPSDWQKSLKRR, encoded by the coding sequence GTGCGTAGGAAAAACGAAATTGCCGTAGATAAAATATTGGATTGCGCAAAAGAAGAATTTATGGAAAAAGGCTTCGAGGGCGCGTCTATGCGGACGATCGCAGAACGGGCGGGGTATACGACGGGCATGTTATACGCGCGGTTTGCGGATAAAAGCCAACTGTTTAAAGAACTCGTTGACGATGCCGCGGAGAAACTCTTCCGGTATTTTTCCGATTCGGAAAACGCTTTTGCGGATCTGCCGCCCGAACAGCAACTTTCTGAAATGCACACGTACGTCGAGGGGAAAGTAGACGAAATGATAGATATCATATACGATCGTTTCGACGCATTCAAACTTATAGTATGTAAGAGCGCGGGGAGCGGCTACGAATATTATATCGATAAAATGATAGATGTGGAAACGGCGAATACCTTGCGGTTTATTGACGCGCTGAACAGCGCGGGCATTCGGATCAACGATGTCCGCGCAGACCTGAGCCATATGCTGTCAAGCGCTATGTTTAACGGAATATTCGAAGTGGTCGCCCACGATTTGCCGCGGGAAGAAGCGAGAGGGTATATCAAACAGGTACAGGACTTTTTCAATGCGGGTTGGGATAACCTGCTCGGGTTGCCGTCGGATTGGCAGAAGTCGCTCAAACGGCGTTAG
- a CDS encoding cysteine hydrolase family protein, whose translation MKKLLVVVDMQNDFIGGPLGTKEAEAVVPAVAARIKRAKADGDEILFTRDTHGDDYPASAEGKKLPVAHCLRGTYGWQIDGRLDAAGAKILDKPAFGSVALGEYVRSGGYGEIELVGVCTDICVISNALLVKAFSPETRVAVRRDCCAGVTPESHENALRAMAVCQIEII comes from the coding sequence ATGAAAAAACTGCTCGTCGTAGTGGATATGCAGAACGACTTTATCGGCGGGCCGCTCGGAACGAAAGAGGCGGAGGCGGTCGTGCCCGCGGTGGCGGCGCGCATCAAACGGGCGAAAGCGGACGGCGATGAAATTTTATTTACGCGCGACACGCACGGCGACGATTATCCTGCGAGCGCGGAGGGGAAAAAACTTCCCGTCGCGCACTGCTTACGTGGCACGTACGGCTGGCAGATCGACGGGCGGCTTGATGCGGCGGGCGCGAAAATTTTAGACAAACCCGCGTTCGGCAGCGTAGCGCTAGGCGAATACGTCCGAAGCGGCGGGTACGGCGAGATCGAACTCGTCGGCGTATGCACGGATATCTGCGTCATTTCCAACGCCCTTCTCGTCAAGGCGTTTTCCCCCGAAACGAGGGTGGCCGTGCGCAGAGATTGCTGCGCGGGCGTTACGCCCGAGAGCCATGAAAACGCGCTTCGCGCCATGGCGGTCTGTCAGATAGAAATAATTTGA
- a CDS encoding inorganic diphosphatase, translated as MNIWHDIDETRITKEDFMCYIEIQKGSKSKYELDKETGVLRLDRILYTSTVYPASYGFIPRTLADDDDPLDVLVLCSEPILPATLVRCYPIGVINMIDDGKMDEKIIAIPFTEPTYNMYRDISALPKHIFDEMMHFFEVYKVLEHKKTSVKEIMGRENAIAIIEKSIENYKRFIGNGDRAE; from the coding sequence ATGAATATTTGGCACGATATCGACGAAACAAGGATCACAAAAGAGGATTTCATGTGTTACATCGAGATCCAGAAAGGCTCGAAGAGCAAGTACGAACTGGACAAGGAAACGGGCGTTTTGCGTCTCGACCGCATTCTGTATACTTCCACGGTATATCCCGCAAGTTACGGCTTTATCCCGCGCACGCTCGCGGACGACGACGATCCGCTGGACGTGCTCGTTCTGTGCAGCGAACCCATTCTTCCCGCGACGCTCGTGCGCTGTTATCCCATCGGCGTCATCAACATGATCGACGACGGGAAAATGGACGAAAAGATCATCGCGATCCCGTTTACGGAACCCACATATAATATGTACCGCGACATTTCCGCGCTGCCCAAACATATTTTCGACGAGATGATGCACTTTTTCGAAGTGTACAAAGTGCTCGAACATAAAAAGACCTCCGTCAAAGAGATCATGGGGCGCGAGAATGCCATCGCCATCATCGAAAAGAGCATCGAAAATTATAAGCGTTTCATCGGGAACGGGGACAGGGCGGAATGA
- a CDS encoding ABC transporter ATP-binding protein, translating into MIKRIMKKFALSERGAKGFLWAVIACTAEGLALMIPVSLLYYLTDDLLKGAVPSSHYYLYGFGIAAALALIILTNFWKYNATYFSTYRESGIKRVRLAEKLRKLPLSFFGKKDLADLTNTIMGDVQVTEQMMSHYVPQFYGSVITVCIVSIGIFVFDWRMALAALWVFPVSLVIVGFSKKAQNYFTRKQNLASVAVQDGIQENLDTLRDLKSNNAEKKYLEGLNQKIRNMESRQIKSELGSAMFVVPAQMILKLGIATVALVGGMLLVNGTLSLITFFMFLLVVSRVYEPLSGAMQNLAAMNSLQVNIDRMNEIENYEEQGGERTFCPKGYDIEFKNVGFAYNTGETVLDGVSFTAKQGGVTALIGESGGGKSTAAKLAARFWDVDRGKITVGGVDIKTVEPEELLKAYSIVFQDVTLFNNSVMENIRIGRNGATDEEVLRVAREAQCDEFVNKLPDGYATVIGENGSMLSGGERQRISIARAMLKDAPIVIMDEATASLDAENESEVQRALSALIANKTVLIIAHRMRTVDGAEKIVVLQGGKVAEQGTPQELKKKNGIYARMLALQSERS; encoded by the coding sequence ATGATAAAGCGTATCATGAAAAAATTCGCGCTCTCGGAGCGCGGCGCGAAAGGTTTTCTTTGGGCGGTGATCGCCTGCACGGCAGAAGGGCTTGCGCTGATGATCCCCGTATCGCTTCTATATTATCTGACGGACGATCTGCTCAAAGGAGCGGTACCGTCATCGCATTATTATCTTTACGGCTTCGGGATCGCCGCGGCTCTTGCACTGATCATCCTGACCAACTTCTGGAAATATAACGCAACTTATTTTTCAACGTACCGCGAATCGGGAATCAAGCGTGTGCGGCTTGCCGAAAAATTACGGAAACTTCCGCTTTCGTTTTTCGGTAAAAAAGATTTGGCGGATTTGACGAATACGATCATGGGCGACGTTCAGGTGACGGAACAGATGATGTCGCATTACGTTCCGCAGTTTTACGGCTCGGTCATCACGGTTTGCATCGTAAGCATCGGAATATTCGTATTCGACTGGCGTATGGCTCTCGCCGCATTGTGGGTGTTCCCCGTATCGCTCGTCATCGTAGGCTTTTCCAAAAAAGCGCAGAACTATTTTACGCGCAAACAAAATCTGGCAAGCGTGGCGGTGCAGGACGGTATTCAGGAAAATCTCGATACGCTGCGCGACTTGAAGAGCAATAATGCCGAAAAGAAATATCTGGAAGGATTGAATCAGAAGATCCGCAACATGGAAAGCCGTCAGATCAAAAGCGAACTCGGAAGCGCGATGTTCGTCGTTCCCGCGCAGATGATACTCAAACTCGGGATCGCGACCGTTGCGCTCGTCGGCGGTATGTTGCTTGTAAACGGTACGCTTTCGCTCATCACTTTCTTTATGTTTTTGCTCGTGGTATCCCGCGTGTACGAGCCGCTGTCGGGAGCGATGCAAAATCTTGCGGCAATGAACAGTTTGCAGGTCAACATAGACAGGATGAACGAAATAGAAAACTACGAAGAGCAGGGCGGCGAAAGAACGTTTTGTCCCAAAGGCTACGATATCGAGTTTAAAAACGTCGGTTTTGCGTATAACACGGGCGAAACGGTGCTGGACGGCGTATCGTTTACCGCAAAGCAGGGCGGAGTCACCGCGCTGATCGGAGAGAGCGGCGGCGGTAAATCGACCGCGGCGAAACTCGCGGCGCGATTCTGGGACGTAGACCGCGGCAAGATAACCGTAGGCGGCGTGGATATAAAAACGGTGGAACCGGAAGAACTGTTGAAAGCCTATTCGATCGTATTCCAGGACGTAACGCTGTTCAATAATTCTGTAATGGAAAATATTCGTATCGGCAGGAACGGCGCGACCGACGAGGAGGTGCTGCGCGTAGCGCGCGAAGCGCAATGCGACGAATTTGTAAACAAACTGCCCGACGGTTACGCTACGGTGATCGGCGAAAACGGCTCCATGCTTTCGGGCGGCGAACGGCAGAGGATATCCATAGCGCGCGCTATGCTGAAAGATGCGCCGATCGTGATAATGGACGAAGCCACCGCGTCGCTCGATGCGGAAAACGAATCGGAAGTACAACGCGCTCTCTCGGCGCTTATCGCGAATAAAACCGTTCTGATCATAGCGCACCGTATGAGAACGGTGGACGGAGCGGAAAAAATCGTCGTACTGCAGGGCGGCAAGGTGGCGGAACAAGGTACGCCGCAAGAATTGAAGAAAAAGAACGGAATTTATGCGAGAATGCTTGCGTTGCAGTCGGAAAGATCGTAA
- a CDS encoding type I phosphomannose isomerase catalytic subunit: MGAYKTEPVLKDYLWGGHKLEKMFGRDNGGKKVSESWEISVHKDGESTCGGEKLSSIIARTENFIDKRNSPLPVLIKYIDAAQNLSVQVHPDDAYAREREGDNGKTEMWYILSAEEGAGIYCGFSRNITREEFRMKVREGTVEACLNFIPVRAGDCYLIEAGTVHAIGAGCVICEIQQNSNVTYRVYDYNRRGADGNLRELHVEKALDVIDFRPFADRTGSTAFGNVAGGRMRLLTRCPYFTCRELILDGTFSAKDENSFTAVNVLEGRGTISGTAFRAGDSFIVPCGDTLSLQGKAKMILTNQAEEI, from the coding sequence ATGGGCGCGTATAAAACCGAACCCGTTTTAAAGGACTATCTTTGGGGCGGGCACAAACTCGAAAAAATGTTCGGCCGCGATAACGGCGGTAAAAAAGTCAGCGAAAGTTGGGAGATCTCCGTGCATAAGGACGGCGAAAGCACCTGCGGCGGCGAAAAACTTTCAAGTATCATCGCCCGCACCGAAAATTTTATCGACAAACGGAATTCTCCTCTTCCCGTTCTCATCAAATATATAGACGCGGCGCAGAATCTTTCCGTACAGGTACACCCGGACGACGCGTATGCGCGCGAACGCGAGGGCGACAACGGCAAGACGGAAATGTGGTATATCCTTTCCGCCGAAGAGGGCGCGGGCATTTACTGCGGCTTTTCGAGAAATATTACCCGCGAAGAATTTCGAATGAAAGTGCGCGAAGGTACGGTAGAGGCCTGCCTCAACTTTATTCCCGTGCGGGCGGGCGATTGCTATCTCATCGAGGCGGGCACCGTGCACGCAATCGGCGCGGGGTGCGTTATCTGCGAGATCCAGCAAAACAGCAACGTCACCTATCGGGTGTACGATTATAACCGCCGCGGCGCGGACGGAAACTTACGCGAACTGCACGTGGAAAAGGCGCTCGACGTCATCGATTTCCGCCCCTTTGCCGACCGCACGGGCTCGACGGCGTTTGGGAACGTTGCGGGCGGCAGAATGCGGCTGTTGACGAGGTGTCCTTATTTTACCTGCCGCGAACTGATTCTGGACGGAACGTTTTCCGCGAAAGACGAAAATTCTTTTACCGCGGTCAATGTACTGGAAGGGCGGGGCACGATCTCGGGTACGGCATTTCGGGCGGGCGACAGTTTTATCGTGCCCTGCGGCGATACGCTTTCTTTGCAGGGAAAAGCAAAAATGATATTGACAAATCAAGCGGAGGAAATATGA
- a CDS encoding MATE family efflux transporter: MSYSQSTEFLGKEKISKLMLKFCIPCVLSLLISALYNIVDQIFIGNSELSTLGNAATGVVFPIFIIAQGVAWYFGDGSAAYINIHQGKGDTDKIHICVGTGMTLTCILSVFLPAVFYPLKTQVLSLFGASENTIGYAIEYFNIILGFFPVYMLSNMINAVVRADGSPSWSMFSMLAGAIINIILDPVFIFACKWGMAGAAWATAIGQIVSFVISIAYLFRTKTFKLTIRSFVPRLKIYGEAFKLGISSLITQMTIVVISLVCNMMLAKYGATSKYGVDIPIAVIGIESKVFTVVINIVVGIVLGCQPIIGYNIGAKNFDRVKKLYRSILLCTVCVGVIATLLFEIVPDAVVGMFGKPTNIPNPDDYWEFSEKTFRIFLALVTFTCIIKMSSIFFQAVGKPVFAVLTSLIRDIICFIPLICTLPVFFGIEGILIAAPVADFIAMIVTVIMTLFYFVEIKKGKQNRRNNLLR, encoded by the coding sequence ATGTCTTACTCTCAAAGCACGGAATTTCTGGGCAAAGAAAAAATCTCAAAGTTAATGCTGAAATTCTGTATTCCGTGCGTTCTGTCACTGCTGATCAGCGCACTTTATAATATCGTTGACCAGATTTTTATCGGTAACAGCGAACTTTCTACGCTCGGTAACGCGGCAACCGGCGTTGTATTCCCTATCTTTATTATAGCGCAAGGAGTCGCCTGGTATTTTGGCGACGGTTCAGCCGCATATATCAATATACATCAAGGCAAAGGAGATACGGATAAAATCCACATATGCGTCGGCACCGGTATGACGCTTACATGCATTCTGAGCGTCTTTTTACCGGCCGTATTTTATCCTTTGAAAACGCAGGTTCTGTCTTTGTTCGGTGCGTCGGAAAATACAATAGGCTATGCGATCGAATATTTTAATATTATTCTCGGTTTTTTCCCCGTTTATATGCTGTCGAATATGATCAACGCAGTTGTCCGCGCCGACGGCAGTCCATCGTGGTCGATGTTCTCGATGCTTGCGGGCGCGATCATAAATATCATCCTCGACCCTGTTTTCATATTTGCCTGTAAATGGGGCATGGCCGGCGCGGCCTGGGCAACGGCAATCGGCCAGATCGTTTCGTTTGTCATCAGCATCGCTTATCTGTTCCGCACAAAAACTTTCAAATTGACAATCAGAAGTTTTGTTCCCCGTTTAAAAATATATGGCGAAGCATTTAAACTCGGCATATCATCGCTGATTACGCAAATGACAATCGTTGTCATTTCGTTAGTTTGCAATATGATGCTTGCGAAATACGGAGCGACGTCGAAATACGGCGTTGATATTCCGATTGCCGTTATCGGAATCGAAAGCAAAGTTTTTACCGTTGTGATCAATATCGTCGTGGGCATCGTTCTCGGCTGCCAACCCATTATCGGATATAATATCGGGGCGAAAAACTTTGACAGAGTGAAGAAACTGTATCGTTCCATCTTACTCTGCACAGTCTGCGTAGGCGTGATCGCGACATTATTGTTCGAGATCGTCCCCGATGCGGTCGTCGGCATGTTCGGCAAACCTACAAATATACCGAACCCCGACGATTATTGGGAATTTTCCGAAAAAACATTCCGCATATTTCTCGCTCTCGTAACGTTTACCTGCATTATCAAAATGTCGTCCATCTTCTTCCAGGCAGTCGGAAAACCCGTATTCGCAGTTTTAACGTCATTGATAAGGGATATTATCTGCTTTATTCCGCTCATATGCACGCTGCCCGTTTTTTTCGGGATCGAAGGTATTTTGATCGCCGCGCCCGTTGCCGATTTCATTGCAATGATAGTTACCGTAATTATGACGCTTTTCTATTTCGTTGAAATAAAAAAAGGGAAACAAAATCGTAGAAATAATTTGTTACGTTAA
- a CDS encoding ABC transporter ATP-binding protein translates to MKKKNGNLSELMRFAGRHKYLTYSSWVLSVVSAALALVPFVYIFFIIKEAIEVAPDFSQATNIATNGWMAVVFALASIVVYVGALMCSHLSAFRIAGNVRKTTMKHISELPLGFIGEAGSGKVRRIVNDSSAATETYLAHQLPDMAGAIATPLGMMVMLFLFDWRFGLICLLPVILGFAAMWKMAGPKMAQDMKDYNNALEDMNNQAVEYVRGIPVVKTFGQTVRSFKKFQGSIDNYYKFATGYCKKCRRPMILFTMFINSAFAFLIALALILAGGRAIAQNTLLNFLFYVIFTPILTTALMKVLYMSENGMVVSDALARIHSILDMKPLPETKDGETPDDNSVEFENVSFRYRNTEKDALSNVSFKVNAGQTVAFVGPSGGGKTTVAGLISRFWDVREGTVKIGGVNVKNIRHNDLMDNVAYVFQDSRLLKTSIFDNVRLSKPHASEIEVLNALHKAQCDDIVAKLPEGIHTKIGTKGVYLSGGEQQRIAIARVILKDAPIVVLDEATAFADPENEVLVQRAFAELSKDKTVIMIAHRLTTVRNADKIYVLKDGRIEDAGTHEELVKSGSLYAKMWKDYQTSISWKVGGAK, encoded by the coding sequence ATGAAAAAGAAAAATGGAAACTTGTCGGAACTTATGCGGTTTGCGGGCAGGCATAAGTATCTGACTTATTCGTCGTGGGTGCTTTCGGTCGTAAGCGCGGCGCTTGCGCTCGTGCCGTTCGTCTATATTTTCTTTATCATAAAAGAAGCGATAGAAGTCGCGCCCGATTTTTCGCAGGCGACGAATATCGCGACCAACGGTTGGATGGCGGTCGTTTTTGCGCTCGCGTCTATAGTGGTGTATGTGGGAGCGTTGATGTGTTCGCATCTGTCGGCGTTCCGAATTGCGGGCAATGTGCGTAAAACCACCATGAAACATATTTCCGAACTTCCGCTCGGATTTATCGGCGAAGCGGGCAGCGGGAAAGTGCGTCGTATCGTAAACGATTCGAGCGCTGCGACCGAAACGTATCTTGCGCATCAACTGCCCGATATGGCGGGAGCGATCGCAACGCCGCTCGGAATGATGGTCATGTTATTCCTGTTCGATTGGCGATTCGGTCTGATCTGCCTGTTGCCCGTTATCTTGGGCTTTGCGGCTATGTGGAAAATGGCGGGCCCGAAAATGGCACAGGATATGAAAGACTATAACAACGCCCTGGAGGATATGAACAATCAGGCGGTGGAATATGTGCGCGGCATTCCCGTCGTAAAGACGTTCGGGCAGACGGTGCGCTCGTTCAAAAAGTTTCAAGGCTCGATCGACAATTATTATAAATTTGCGACGGGGTATTGTAAAAAGTGCCGTCGGCCGATGATACTTTTTACGATGTTTATCAACAGCGCGTTTGCCTTTCTGATCGCGCTCGCGCTGATCCTTGCGGGCGGACGGGCGATCGCGCAAAATACGCTTCTGAACTTTTTGTTTTACGTCATATTTACGCCTATATTGACCACGGCGCTCATGAAAGTTTTATACATGAGCGAAAACGGAATGGTAGTATCGGACGCGCTCGCGCGTATTCATTCCATACTCGACATGAAACCTTTGCCCGAAACGAAAGACGGAGAAACGCCCGACGATAACTCGGTAGAGTTCGAAAACGTATCTTTCCGTTACAGGAATACCGAAAAGGATGCGCTTTCGAACGTATCTTTCAAAGTGAACGCAGGTCAAACGGTGGCGTTCGTCGGTCCGAGCGGCGGCGGAAAAACGACCGTCGCGGGGCTGATCTCACGCTTTTGGGACGTGCGCGAGGGAACGGTAAAGATCGGCGGCGTGAACGTGAAGAATATCCGCCATAACGATCTGATGGATAACGTAGCGTATGTGTTTCAGGACAGCAGACTTCTGAAAACGTCGATATTTGATAACGTGCGGTTATCGAAACCGCACGCAAGCGAAATCGAAGTATTGAACGCGCTGCATAAGGCGCAATGCGACGATATCGTCGCAAAATTACCCGAAGGCATCCATACGAAGATCGGAACGAAAGGCGTATATTTGTCGGGCGGCGAACAGCAGAGGATAGCGATCGCCCGCGTTATACTCAAAGACGCGCCGATCGTCGTATTGGACGAGGCGACGGCGTTTGCCGATCCCGAAAACGAGGTGCTTGTGCAAAGAGCGTTTGCGGAACTGTCCAAAGACAAGACGGTCATTATGATCGCGCACAGGCTGACCACGGTCAGAAACGCGGATAAGATATACGTTTTGAAAGACGGCAGGATCGAGGACGCGGGAACGCACGAAGAACTCGTAAAGAGCGGATCGCTGTATGCGAAAATGTGGAAAGACTATCAGACTTCTATCAGTTGGAAAGTGGGAGGTGCAAAATGA
- a CDS encoding ROK family protein — protein MKYYAGLDLGGTFVKGGIVDETGAIVRADKIPTGKDRPYGEIAADMAGLVRKIAADANVSMSDVAAVGIGSPGTIDSKNGVIYYSNNIAWNNVPLCAEIEKNLGIRAFVTNDANAAALGEAWCGAGRKYGSIVFITLGTGVGGGVIIDGKLFQGFRSAGAELGHVVIRMGGAQCTCGRKGCFEAYASATALIRQTREAMEKHPESKLWDLCGGDLEKVEGKTAFDGQALGDETAKRIVSRYVKYLAEGLVNICNEFRPEAIVLGGGVCGAGDVLLKPLKRRINRYIYGGTKYAPVKVVIASLGNDAGLVGAVKYAIDCVSAR, from the coding sequence ATGAAATATTATGCGGGCTTGGATCTTGGCGGCACGTTCGTCAAGGGCGGAATCGTAGACGAAACGGGCGCGATCGTTCGCGCGGATAAGATCCCGACGGGCAAGGACCGCCCGTACGGCGAAATCGCCGCCGACATGGCGGGGCTCGTGCGAAAGATCGCGGCGGACGCGAACGTATCCATGTCCGACGTCGCGGCGGTCGGCATCGGTTCGCCGGGGACAATAGACAGCAAAAACGGCGTCATCTATTACAGCAACAACATTGCCTGGAACAACGTTCCGCTGTGCGCGGAGATCGAAAAAAATCTCGGGATCCGCGCGTTTGTGACCAACGACGCGAACGCGGCGGCGCTGGGCGAAGCCTGGTGCGGCGCGGGGCGCAAATACGGATCCATCGTATTCATCACGCTCGGCACGGGCGTGGGCGGCGGCGTGATCATCGACGGGAAACTCTTTCAGGGATTCCGTTCTGCGGGCGCGGAACTCGGCCACGTGGTCATCCGCATGGGCGGCGCGCAGTGCACCTGCGGGCGCAAGGGCTGTTTCGAGGCGTACGCCTCCGCCACCGCGCTCATCAGGCAGACGCGCGAGGCAATGGAAAAACATCCCGAAAGCAAACTGTGGGATCTATGCGGGGGAGATCTCGAAAAAGTCGAGGGGAAGACCGCGTTCGACGGGCAGGCGCTCGGCGACGAGACTGCAAAGCGCATTGTTTCCCGCTACGTCAAATATCTGGCGGAAGGGCTCGTCAATATCTGCAATGAATTCCGTCCCGAGGCGATCGTGCTCGGCGGCGGCGTGTGCGGCGCGGGCGACGTGCTCCTGAAACCCTTGAAACGGCGCATCAACCGCTATATCTACGGCGGCACGAAATACGCGCCCGTCAAAGTGGTCATCGCGTCTTTGGGCAACGACGCGGGGCTGGTCGGCGCGGTCAAATACGCGATCGACTGCGTTTCGGCGCGGTAA